From Micromonospora carbonacea:
GCCGCCGTGCACCGCCTCGACCTCGTGCGGTCCCGGGTCTTCCTGCTGGAGGAGCCCGCGCTGACGGGAACCCTGCTGACCGAGGCCGCTCTCGCCGCCGCCTCGTGCGGGGCCGTCGCCGCCGCTGCCGAGTTCACCGAGCGGGCGGCCCACCTCGCCGCCGCCCACGGCGAGCGGCAGCACGACGACCACGACGGCATCGGGTTCGGCCCCACCACCGTCGAACTCACCCGCGCCCTGACCGCCATGCGCCTCGGCGACCATCAGCTGGCCGTCGCCGCCCACCGGCGGGCCACCGGCGACGACGGGTGGCGGCTGCTCCCCGCCGAGCACCGGGCCGCCCACCTCGTCGACATCACCCGCGCCCACCTCGACCTCGGCGACCATGATGCCGCCGGCCGCGCCCTGGTCACCGCCGACGGCATCGCCCCGGCCGAGACCCGCCTCCGCCCCGCCGCCCACGCCGCGCTGACCGCCGTGCTCCGCGCCGGGCCGACCGCCGCTGACGTGGCCCGCCTCGCCGCCACCATCGGCCTGACCCGCCGGTGACCGATCCTCCCGTTCGACGTCGAACATCTGGGATGAGGGCGGCCCCGGTCACGCGCCTTCACGCACGGGTCGTCGCTGCTCCTGGGCAGGCAGCCGCTGCACCAGTTCCTGCCGCAGCGGCCACGACTGGTCGAGAATGGCCTGAGCCAGGCAGGCCAGACCGAGGGCAAGGGGCCAGGAAGCCGATCCTCTGATCTCTTCCGGCAGCATGGCCAGCGGCTTCTTCGGGTTCCATCTCGTGATCGGTGCCAGGTCGACCGCCAGCACCTCGGTGACGTAGGGGCGCTCGACGAGCCGGGCGGCCCGATCGAGCACCTCGTCGCTGGTGAGTTGGAGCAGGGTGACCACGCAGAATTCCGGCATGGCACCCCGGCTGACCCACCGGCCGTGCCCCACGATCGCGCCGACCTCGATGTCCTGCTCGCTGATGTGGCACTCCTCCCGCAACTCCCGCTCCGCACCGCGGCGGACGATGTCTCCGAGCGTCAGCCCGGTGCCATCCTGAGGCAGGTCGCGGGGTTCAAGAGCGCCGGAGCCGGACGGAGCGATGAGGCCGGGGCTTCCCACATTGTCCTTGGCCTGGGCCACGAGGATCAGTTGGCCGTCCGTCGTGAAGGCCAGCGAGGACACGCCGACCGTGTTGGCGAGTCGGCTGCGCCGAAAGGTCAGCAGTTTCCCATCCTGGTCGAGGATCAACTCCCTTCCCCGCAGAAGCGGCAGCTTCCTACCCGTTCCCCATACGTCGAACGGAGCCAGCAGGTTGCTGCAAAAGAAGTCGAAATAGCGACCGGGCCTGAGCTTGACAGCCGCGTCCTCATCGCCGGACGGCACGTCGGAGGCCAAGCCGATGATGTCACCGTTGTACATGGCAGCGACGCGGGCTCGACGCGCAAGAAAGTCGAACGACCAGATCCTGAGCTCGCGAGGCAGGCGGTACGGTGAGGTTTCCAGCTCGGCCCTGACGAGCTGGCCGCGGAGCCGCGCGCACTCCTTCGCCATGATCACGCCGACGTCGTGTGCGCTTTTGACGACGGGCCCCAGACTGCTGAGGTGACTCGACAGGTCGCCATAGTCGTCGCCGTCCCGCGACTGGAACCGCACCAACCGGGCCCGGCGACGATTGGCATGGATCTCCAGCCCGGAAACGAAACAGCCGGCTGCTGCCGCCAGCACGCTGATTGCGACAGGAGGGTTGTGGATCGCTGTGGCGGCGCCGAAAGAGGTCAGCGCAATTCCCGCAGTGGTGACTCGATAGCGCCACAGACTCCTACGCCAGATGCTCATCGTCGTCACGGCTTTCCTCGCAGTTCCCAGCATCCGCGCCTCTCCCCGGTGCGCCCCGACAGCGGCAGCCGCATTGTAACTATGCGGCGAAAGAACCTCTGGGGTCATGACGTCCGTTTGAGGAGAGCGGAATACATTTGTCATGATTGATAGAAAATTCGGAGACACCAATCTCAGTGCGTCGCCCTGTCAACGCCCAGAAGGCTCCGGTGGTGACGTGCAGGCGAAACAGCAGGCAAGATCCCCGCGACCGACCACCACCCACAGTCAGAACCGCCCCGCCCCCTGCCCCGCGATCTTGCAGTTGCGGCCCCGACAAAAGGGGCAACACGCCCTATTGGAGGGCCGAAACTGCAAGATCGCGGGCAGGATTGGGAGATCTCGGAGCGAGATGGCCCCTCCAGGGGCCGAAACTCTCCACGATCTGCGGAGTCCTCGTCTTCAGGTGCGGATGGTCGGCGTGGTGCGCTGCCGCATCCGGTGTTCGCGTACCTTGCGGCGGTTGCCGCACTCGGCCATCTGGCACCACACCCCCGTCCGGTTGCGGGCGTGGTCGTAGAAGACCCAGCGGCAGTCCTCGGCCGGGCACATCTTCAGCCGGACCCAGGTGCCGTCGAGCGCGGCGACGGCCACGACGCCGAGCAGCCCGGCCAGCACGGCGTCGACGCCGCCGTGCTCGGAGACGAACTGCGGCGTCGTCGCGTCGGCGAAACTCAGGTGTACGGGCAGCCGCGCGGCGACGCGGTTGAGCCGATCCAGAGCCGCAGGGGCGGGGGCAGCAACCCCGGAGGCAGAGAGCCCGAACGCACCAGCACCAGCACCAGCACCAGCACCAGCGATGGTGTCGCGCAGCGCCTCGCGCAGCTCCACCGCCGCCCGCCGGTCCGCCTCGGTCAGCGCGGGCGGCACGCCCGGCCGCCGGGGTGCCCCACCAGGCCGGGGCGACTCCCCGGGCCGAGACAACGCTTCCAGCGCGGGCGACTGGAGCGGCCCAGCAGGGAGATCGGCAAGTGACCAAGCGGCGGCGAGCCAGCCGGCCAGGCCCTCGACCGTGTCGAGGTCGTCGACGCCGCGTTCCAGGTCGAGCGTGTTGACGAAGGACCGGACGACCTCCAGCCGGCCGGGTGCCTCCTGGCGCTTCATCGCCCCACCTCCCACATCGCCCCACTTCCCCGCGTCGGTAACCACTCAAACAGTTTAGAGGTTACAGTCGGCATTGCGCTGGGTACCACCGTCCGCAACCGGTCCGACACGCACGACGACCACGCCGAGGTGACTCCATGACGGCATCCGCCGACCTGACCCCCTCGTCCGCCGACGAGCGGCACACCCACCCCGACGAGCGGGACGCCAACCCCGAGGAGCGGCAGGCCCACCCCGAGGAGCGGGACGCCCGCCCCGACCACGACGAGGAGGCGCCCGACCCC
This genomic window contains:
- a CDS encoding CGNR zinc finger domain-containing protein — encoded protein: MKRQEAPGRLEVVRSFVNTLDLERGVDDLDTVEGLAGWLAAAWSLADLPAGPLQSPALEALSRPGESPRPGGAPRRPGVPPALTEADRRAAVELREALRDTIAGAGAGAGAGAFGLSASGVAAPAPAALDRLNRVAARLPVHLSFADATTPQFVSEHGGVDAVLAGLLGVVAVAALDGTWVRLKMCPAEDCRWVFYDHARNRTGVWCQMAECGNRRKVREHRMRQRTTPTIRT